A window of Desulfurobacteriaceae bacterium genomic DNA:
GATTCAAAATCCTTTAGAAAGAGATAGAAAATAGGAATAACCGTACTTTGAACTTCGCTACTTTCAGAGACCAATTTTCCAGAACGTTCCAAAGAATTGAAAATTGAGTATGAAACTGTAACCACAACACTAGCCAGCGCGATAGCCATCAATATTTCTAAGAGGGTAAATCCTTTACCGAACTTCATAAACTTCTACTAGTCCCTCCCAATCCTCTACTTTTACGACTCTATACCCCATTAAATCTTCAAAGTTCTGCTTTAGTTTTATCTCATAGTTTAGAACAGTTTCCTTTTTTCCGTTCTTACTTTTTCTGGCATAAACAACCTCGTTAATGGCATTATGAACCGCTACAGTTGAAAGTGTCGTTTTTAAAGAAACAGTTGTTATTTCAACCATCTTCCCTGAAAGAGCTAAAAAAGAAGAAAATGCCAATCCTACAATAGCAACAGCGATAATAACTTCAAGAAGAGTAAAAGCAGGTTTCAATTTTTAGCTCTTCAAAAAAGAAGTTTTTATAATTCTACATTAAAGATTTTGTAGGAGGAAAGAATGAAAAAAAGAATAAGACTTGGTGTTAACATAGATCATGTTGCAACTATCAGAAATGCAAGAAGAACTTTTGAACCAGATCCTGTTCACGCTGCAGTTATAGCAGACTTAGCAGGAGCAGACCAGATTACGCTTCATGTTAGGGAAGATAGGAGACACGTTAATGAAAGAGATTTGGAGCTTATAAAAGGAGTAATTCATTCAAAAGTTAATCTTGAAATGGCTGTAACAGAAGAAATGATTAACTTGGCACTCCGTGTAAAACCCTACCAAGTTACTTTGGTTCCAGAAAGAAGGGAAGAAGTTACAACAGAAGGCGGTTTAGACGTTATCTCTCAAAAGGAGAAAATAAAGGAAGCTGTAAGTAAACTAAAAGAAGCCGGAATCGTTGTAAACATATTCATTGATCCAGATGAAAAGCAGATAGAGGCTGCCAAAGAGGTAGGAGCAGTAGCCGTTGAGCTTCACACAGGACGCTATGCAGAAGCTTTTAACGAAAAAAGAGAAAAAGATGTGGAAGCTGAACTTGAACGTCTTAGAAAAGCTGCAAAATTTGCCAAAAGCATTGGTTTAAGAGTTTACGCTGGACACGGACTCACCTATAAAAACGTAAAACCAGTAGCAGAAATCCCAGAAATTGAGGAATTAAACATTGGACACTCAATAGTTGCCAATGCAGTTCTTAAAGGTTTAAAAGAAGCTGTTCAAGAAATGATAAGGATTATTAATTCCTAAAATGGCTGTAGCTTGCGGAATAGATATTGTTTCTGTAAGAAGGATAGAAAGACTTTTTGAAACATACGGAGAAAGATTTTTATATAAAGTCTTTCCAGAGAAAGTGGACTACTGCTTTAAGAAAAGAAAAGGAGAGCTTTTTGGATGTATTGCTGCACGTTTTGCTCTTAAAGAGGCTGTCATAAAGGCATTTTCCCAACTTGGAAAAAACCTAACGTTTAGAGATATAGCTATTGAAGGTGGAGGAAAAGGGTTAAAAGTTCAAGTTAAGAAAGAAAAGGAATACAGACTTGTTTACAGTATTTCCCACGAAAGAGAGTTTGCAATAGCTGTTGTTAATATTGTTAGAGTGCCCCCTGAGAAGGGGGCGTGTAATTAAGACAAGTGCTTTTGAATGTATTCTATAGCGTCTCCTACAGTTTGAATCTTTTCAGCATCTTCATCTGGAATTTCAATTCCAAATTCTTCTTCAAGAGCCATAACGAGCTCTACCTGGTCAAGAGAATCAGCACCAAGATCCTCAACAAAAGAAGCTTCTGGAGTTACCTCATCTGGGTCAACGCCAAGTCTATCAGCTACGATTTCCTTTACTTTTTGTTCGATGTTCTCCATTCTCTTTTACCTCCTTTTTGTTTTTCAGTTTCGTGTGCAATTATAGTCTAAGTGTTAAAAAAGTCCACCATTAACGTGAATTACCGTTCCTGTAATGTAAGAAGCCATGTTTGAAGCTAAGAACAGACAGACATCAGCCACTTCTCTTGGTTCTCCTTCCCTTCTCATAGGAATGGATTTTAGAAGTTCCTCCTTTATTTTGTCAGGAATAGCTTTTGTCATATCGGTCGTAATGTATCCAGGAGCTACACAGTTAACTCTTATCCCACGAGTTGCCAACTCTTTGGCTAAAGATTTTGTAAACCCTATAAGGGCGGACTTAGTAGCAGAGTAGTTAACTTGACCAATGTTGCCGGTAAACCCAATAACAG
This region includes:
- the acpP gene encoding acyl carrier protein: MENIEQKVKEIVADRLGVDPDEVTPEASFVEDLGADSLDQVELVMALEEEFGIEIPDEDAEKIQTVGDAIEYIQKHLS
- a CDS encoding type II secretion system protein; this encodes MKPAFTLLEVIIAVAIVGLAFSSFLALSGKMVEITTVSLKTTLSTVAVHNAINEVVYARKSKNGKKETVLNYEIKLKQNFEDLMGYRVVKVEDWEGLVEVYEVR
- the pdxJ gene encoding pyridoxine 5'-phosphate synthase, with product MKKRIRLGVNIDHVATIRNARRTFEPDPVHAAVIADLAGADQITLHVREDRRHVNERDLELIKGVIHSKVNLEMAVTEEMINLALRVKPYQVTLVPERREEVTTEGGLDVISQKEKIKEAVSKLKEAGIVVNIFIDPDEKQIEAAKEVGAVAVELHTGRYAEAFNEKREKDVEAELERLRKAAKFAKSIGLRVYAGHGLTYKNVKPVAEIPEIEELNIGHSIVANAVLKGLKEAVQEMIRIINS
- the acpS gene encoding holo-ACP synthase → MAVACGIDIVSVRRIERLFETYGERFLYKVFPEKVDYCFKKRKGELFGCIAARFALKEAVIKAFSQLGKNLTFRDIAIEGGGKGLKVQVKKEKEYRLVYSISHEREFAIAVVNIVRVPPEKGACN